In Rhodovulum sulfidophilum DSM 1374, the following are encoded in one genomic region:
- the gp17 gene encoding tail completion protein gp17, giving the protein MSFKADLTDLLLSDPGLADLVGARITWGRRAPGEGLPALVLLRVGATRDYHMKGVGALRRTRIQAEILATTLAEAGEVEARLIARLDGVRGPHGGTDFRGIFVEALRDGLDTDRDGSGIHRILADLIIHHRVHNEENER; this is encoded by the coding sequence ATGAGCTTCAAGGCCGACCTGACCGATCTCTTGCTGAGCGATCCGGGGCTCGCGGATCTGGTCGGCGCACGCATCACCTGGGGCCGCCGCGCGCCCGGCGAGGGGCTGCCCGCGCTGGTGCTGCTGCGGGTCGGCGCGACACGCGACTATCACATGAAGGGGGTCGGCGCGCTGCGGCGCACCCGGATCCAGGCCGAGATCCTGGCCACCACGCTGGCCGAGGCGGGCGAGGTCGAGGCGCGTCTGATCGCCCGGCTCGACGGGGTCCGCGGCCCCCATGGCGGCACCGATTTCCGCGGCATCTTCGTCGAGGCCCTGCGCGACGGGCTCGACACCGACCGGGACGGCAGCGGGATCCACCGGATCCTGGCCGACCTGATCATCCATCACAGGGTTCACAACGAGGAGAATGAGAGATGA
- a CDS encoding phage tail tube protein, translating into MSEADIAWGYGVEVAEDAAATTFLELAEVKSVALPDQQRDEHEATHMKSPNRTKEFRPGLLDPGECSVTMNWIEGSATDNLLIGLKASGNVRQIRVTFPGGTAWTFEGWLKSYVPPATVGEFQEVSASFRVTGSLSITGMGG; encoded by the coding sequence ATGAGCGAGGCGGATATCGCCTGGGGCTATGGCGTGGAAGTGGCCGAGGACGCCGCCGCCACGACCTTCCTGGAGCTGGCCGAGGTCAAGTCGGTGGCCCTGCCCGACCAGCAGCGCGACGAACATGAGGCGACCCATATGAAGTCGCCGAACCGGACCAAGGAGTTCCGCCCGGGGCTGCTCGATCCGGGCGAATGCTCGGTCACCATGAACTGGATCGAAGGCTCGGCCACCGACAATCTGCTGATCGGGCTGAAGGCCAGCGGCAATGTGCGCCAGATCCGGGTGACCTTCCCGGGCGGCACGGCCTGGACCTTCGAGGGCTGGCTCAAATCCTACGTGCCCCCCGCTACCGTGGGTGAGTTCCAGGAGGTCTCCGCGAGCTTCCGGGTCACCGGCAGCCTGTCCATCACCGGCATGGGGGGCTGA